From Thermomicrobiales bacterium, a single genomic window includes:
- a CDS encoding sugar ABC transporter substrate-binding protein, with product MSQAQRTSYEVSRRKALGIVTKLGLGGAAAAAFGAGFGSRSVREALAQGGLPQKDYQFTFVNHVTTNPFFTPTIYGIEDACAFFGCGYQWTGSETSDVAEMVSAMQTAIAGNVDGIAVCLVDAEAFNQPTEDALSVGIPVIGYNADTTGNARLAYVGQSLYESGYNIAQKWLPMVKPGGKVMLSIATPGSLNLQPRLDGYIQAIKDAGDPVEYETLDSGVDQATEESRIEAYYLANPDIVGMFGTGATDSLSVGKVSQKYGLAAEGVITAGYDLLPETLSLIQSGDMTFTTDQQPYLQGFIPTLQLYLYKLSGGAVSPANTDTSLAYVTSDNVDVYLAPSRFEGSTEDPPA from the coding sequence ATGTCACAAGCCCAGCGCACCAGTTACGAGGTGAGCCGGCGCAAGGCGCTTGGGATCGTGACGAAGCTGGGCCTGGGCGGAGCGGCGGCGGCCGCGTTCGGCGCAGGATTTGGCTCGAGATCAGTTCGTGAGGCGCTGGCTCAAGGTGGGCTGCCGCAGAAGGACTATCAGTTCACATTCGTCAACCATGTGACGACCAACCCGTTCTTCACGCCGACCATCTACGGAATCGAGGATGCCTGCGCGTTCTTCGGCTGCGGCTATCAGTGGACCGGGTCGGAGACTTCCGACGTGGCCGAGATGGTGTCCGCGATGCAAACGGCGATCGCGGGCAACGTGGACGGCATCGCCGTCTGCCTGGTCGATGCCGAAGCATTCAATCAACCCACTGAAGATGCGCTGAGCGTCGGCATTCCGGTCATCGGGTATAACGCCGATACGACCGGCAACGCGCGATTGGCCTATGTGGGCCAGAGCCTGTATGAATCCGGCTATAACATTGCCCAGAAGTGGCTGCCGATGGTGAAGCCAGGCGGCAAGGTGATGCTCTCCATCGCCACTCCCGGATCATTGAATCTGCAGCCGCGGCTCGATGGGTACATTCAGGCCATCAAGGATGCTGGAGATCCAGTCGAGTATGAAACGCTCGATTCTGGCGTCGATCAGGCGACAGAAGAGTCACGCATCGAGGCGTACTATCTCGCCAATCCGGACATCGTGGGTATGTTCGGCACCGGCGCCACGGACTCGCTGTCGGTTGGGAAGGTCTCCCAGAAGTACGGTCTGGCGGCGGAGGGAGTCATTACCGCCGGGTACGATCTGTTGCCAGAGACCCTTTCGCTCATCCAAAGCGGCGACATGACATTCACCACCGACCAGCAGCCGTATCTGCAGGGATTCATTCCCACGCTGCAGCTCTATCTCTACAAGCTCTCGGGTGGCGCGGTTTCTCCGGCGAATACCGACACCAGTCTGGCGTACGTCACGAGCGACAACGTCGATGTCTACCTGGCCCCGTCTCGCTTCGAGGGAAGCACCGAGGATCCGCCTGCGTAG